A genomic window from Bacillota bacterium includes:
- a CDS encoding YjfB family protein, whose translation MDKILSHEKQAAEKLVEGMLPAASGVPHLGDNVDRHA comes from the coding sequence ATGGACAAGATCCTGAGCCATGAAAAACAGGCCGCAGAAAAGCTCGTAGAAGGGATGCTGCCTGCCGCGTCGGGCGTTCCCCATTTGGGCGACAATGTTGACCGGCACGCTTGA
- a CDS encoding IS110 family transposase, with protein sequence MKVVYPICCGVDVHKKFLVATIITSEGITPRYQKKRFSTFNNSILQFKQWLLDNNCLDVCMESTGKYWVPLFNLLEDSINVTIANPKWVKAVKGNKDDTKDSKWIGDLFRLGLVPGSFIPSKPIRILREYTRYRFKLVSCKSSEKNRFQNVFTVCNVALDAVVSDMFGKSAASITDYLVRSDSFDPKHCISLLRGSIKKKADAVIQSIKGYQMAPEQKYRAAMIRNHLEFVENSIKELDEMLNVLAAPYESAILLLCTIPGVDRTSAITIISEIGTDMSHFSSSKRLCCWGGLTPGSNESAGKKKSVRITRAGVYLKPALVQIAHAAVKSKDNPYYRIKFERIAKRRGKKRAIIAIARMILTAIYHMLSTGEIFNPCDLYQIDMPQELRDKQKEKALKRAAKLLIAQGIIQASDISAISLQPA encoded by the coding sequence TTGAAAGTCGTTTATCCCATTTGCTGCGGCGTTGATGTCCATAAGAAATTTCTCGTCGCCACAATTATTACTTCTGAGGGAATTACGCCCCGCTACCAGAAGAAGCGGTTTTCCACCTTCAACAATTCCATCCTGCAATTTAAGCAATGGCTGCTTGACAACAATTGCCTTGATGTCTGCATGGAGTCTACCGGGAAATATTGGGTACCATTATTCAATTTGCTTGAGGATTCCATCAACGTCACCATTGCCAATCCCAAGTGGGTTAAGGCAGTAAAAGGCAACAAGGATGATACGAAAGATTCCAAATGGATCGGCGACCTGTTTCGCCTCGGTCTTGTTCCCGGCAGTTTTATCCCCAGCAAACCGATCCGAATCCTACGGGAGTATACCCGTTATCGTTTTAAGCTTGTTTCCTGCAAATCCAGCGAGAAGAATCGATTCCAAAATGTTTTTACCGTCTGCAATGTAGCCCTTGATGCTGTCGTTTCCGACATGTTTGGCAAATCCGCCGCTTCCATCACGGACTACCTTGTAAGATCCGATTCCTTTGACCCCAAGCATTGTATCAGCCTGCTCAGAGGTTCTATCAAAAAGAAGGCTGATGCCGTAATCCAGTCTATCAAGGGATACCAAATGGCCCCCGAGCAAAAATACCGTGCCGCTATGATCCGCAACCATTTGGAGTTTGTTGAAAACTCTATCAAGGAACTGGACGAAATGCTGAATGTGCTTGCCGCTCCTTATGAGAGCGCCATTCTGCTTCTTTGTACCATTCCGGGAGTTGACCGCACTTCCGCCATCACGATCATCTCTGAGATTGGTACCGATATGTCTCATTTCTCATCTTCAAAGCGACTCTGCTGCTGGGGAGGACTAACGCCCGGCAGCAATGAATCTGCAGGCAAGAAAAAGTCTGTTCGCATCACAAGAGCCGGTGTTTACCTCAAACCTGCTCTTGTGCAGATCGCTCATGCTGCCGTCAAATCGAAAGATAATCCTTACTACAGAATCAAGTTTGAGCGTATCGCCAAAAGAAGAGGAAAGAAACGAGCCATTATCGCTATCGCAAGGATGATTCTTACCGCCATTTACCACATGCTTTCTACCGGCGAGATTTTCAATCCATGTGACCTTTATCAAATCGATATGCCGCAGGAACTCCGCGACAAGCAGAAGGAGAAGGCTTTAAAACGGGCTGCTAAACTGTTGATCGCACAGGGCATTATTCAAGCCTCAGACATTTCAGCAATATCATTACAACCTGCCTAA
- a CDS encoding phosphoribosyltransferase family protein has translation MKRLYKSLLELLFPQRGCPLCGAKGPVGPCQRCGLFIYRSSAEPFCRICGRFFSEPAAGLCLECSSREWPFVFSRAALPYEGSLRSAVHRLKFGKRQAAVDFLGGLMADVFNRESAYRKAGMVVPVPLSPARLEERGFNQAELLAGVVAENCGVELVTALQKKADTPAQAQLDRDARRRNIKKSFRLIDNPVVRGKTVVVVDDVFTTGSTLSSAAETLLEGGVKQVFGLVLGSGRTFPK, from the coding sequence ATGAAGCGCCTTTACAAGAGCCTTCTGGAACTCCTTTTCCCGCAGCGCGGCTGCCCGCTTTGCGGTGCCAAAGGACCGGTAGGTCCGTGTCAGCGGTGCGGTCTTTTCATTTACCGTTCTTCCGCGGAGCCTTTCTGCCGAATTTGCGGCCGATTCTTCAGTGAACCCGCAGCCGGATTATGCCTGGAGTGTTCTTCCCGGGAATGGCCTTTTGTCTTTTCCCGCGCAGCACTTCCGTACGAGGGATCTCTCCGGTCGGCGGTTCACCGCCTGAAGTTCGGCAAGAGACAGGCCGCGGTTGACTTCTTGGGGGGGTTGATGGCAGATGTCTTTAACCGGGAATCTGCGTACCGGAAGGCGGGGATGGTTGTGCCGGTTCCCCTGAGTCCGGCCCGTCTTGAGGAGCGCGGCTTTAACCAGGCCGAACTGCTGGCCGGGGTGGTGGCTGAGAACTGCGGCGTCGAACTGGTAACGGCACTCCAAAAAAAAGCCGATACGCCGGCGCAGGCCCAACTTGACCGGGATGCGAGACGGCGGAACATAAAGAAGTCATTCCGATTGATAGATAACCCTGTGGTACGGGGCAAAACCGTCGTTGTGGTCGATGATGTTTTCACTACCGGATCCACCCTATCATCGGCGGCGGAAACGCTTCTGGAAGGCGGTGTTAAACAGGTTTTCGGGTTGGTTCTCGGATCAGGGAGGACGTTCCCTAAGTAA
- a CDS encoding sensor domain-containing diguanylate cyclase: MRPRGIIYILFTWMVIVAGTLILVATAGEINLDVSWEMLVMAALWLAADGLSVSLPQGQLSAGWAVALTLFFTHGFPALVWTGGVVTLLGQRLFGRGDPWRTTLFNAGQCILAFWLANYLYLRSGGLVVGKETLHNTLSVLVFTATYVVANHTLVYLYLLPRRRYHPLVLWREALKWDTVTYLFGLPLGYVMLFLWKETAFWAAVLIFVPVLILQFVLRLYVVLTLTNRELNALYHVARRLGESVSLDKTLDFILTTVKRVVSYRTGVIFIWSDTRRAFVPGAVSGPYAKSIKDSVVGAGEGFIGWVAETREPEIIHDTRQEPRFTNEAGFITAERSLVAIPLVAEDEVLGVFILGERRPYAFDERCLSILTIIGGQAAVAIRNTRLFSRIEELARADPITGVLNRRYFLLRFQAECERALNRDEPLAVIIADIDDFSKFNDTYGPLVGDAALREVARVIRNVLRGNDLLARFGGDEYIMLLPGAAETVAQETAERLRGALDRHIFGVEGVVGPLNVKISLGVAVFPSDAATPAGIVQKVGRALKLARIQGGNTVATAAGVRDVEYFH; encoded by the coding sequence GTGCGGCCAAGGGGCATTATTTACATCCTTTTCACCTGGATGGTAATTGTCGCCGGAACCCTGATTCTGGTGGCTACCGCCGGTGAAATCAACCTTGACGTCAGCTGGGAGATGCTGGTGATGGCCGCTCTTTGGCTGGCGGCAGACGGGCTGAGCGTTTCCTTACCCCAGGGCCAGTTGTCAGCAGGGTGGGCGGTAGCGCTCACGCTTTTTTTTACCCATGGCTTCCCGGCGCTTGTTTGGACCGGTGGGGTTGTTACATTGCTCGGCCAGCGGCTTTTTGGCCGCGGAGACCCGTGGCGGACAACCCTTTTTAATGCCGGGCAGTGCATACTAGCTTTTTGGCTGGCAAATTACCTGTACCTTCGATCCGGGGGCCTCGTCGTTGGGAAAGAGACGCTTCATAATACGCTGTCGGTCCTCGTTTTTACGGCGACTTATGTCGTGGCAAATCACACGCTGGTTTATTTATACCTCCTGCCGCGGCGGCGGTATCATCCTCTTGTTCTTTGGCGTGAAGCTCTCAAATGGGATACGGTGACCTATCTTTTCGGTCTCCCGCTGGGCTATGTGATGCTGTTTCTTTGGAAGGAGACGGCCTTCTGGGCTGCCGTTCTTATTTTTGTTCCGGTGCTGATCCTTCAGTTTGTGCTGCGGCTGTATGTGGTGCTGACCCTGACCAACCGGGAATTGAACGCCCTCTACCACGTTGCGCGCCGGCTTGGTGAAAGCGTTTCTTTGGATAAAACACTTGATTTTATTCTTACAACAGTGAAACGCGTCGTTTCTTACCGCACAGGGGTCATCTTCATCTGGTCGGATACGCGTCGGGCTTTTGTTCCGGGAGCGGTCAGCGGGCCCTACGCAAAAAGCATTAAAGACAGCGTGGTGGGGGCGGGAGAAGGGTTTATCGGATGGGTCGCTGAGACCCGCGAGCCCGAAATTATACACGACACCAGACAGGAGCCCCGGTTTACCAACGAGGCGGGTTTCATAACCGCCGAACGCTCCTTGGTCGCGATTCCGCTGGTGGCTGAAGACGAGGTGCTCGGGGTTTTCATCCTTGGCGAGCGCCGGCCTTACGCCTTCGACGAACGTTGCCTTTCCATCCTGACCATTATCGGTGGGCAGGCTGCAGTAGCCATTAGAAATACACGTCTTTTTTCACGGATAGAAGAGTTGGCGCGAGCCGACCCGATTACGGGCGTGCTTAACCGCCGCTATTTTCTACTGCGCTTTCAGGCCGAATGCGAGCGGGCGTTAAACCGCGACGAGCCGCTTGCGGTGATAATCGCAGACATCGACGATTTCAGCAAGTTCAACGACACTTACGGGCCGCTGGTGGGCGATGCTGCGTTGCGAGAGGTGGCCAGGGTGATCCGCAACGTTTTAAGGGGCAACGACCTTCTGGCCCGTTTCGGCGGCGACGAGTATATCATGCTTCTTCCGGGGGCTGCGGAAACCGTTGCCCAGGAAACGGCGGAGCGGCTCAGAGGAGCGCTTGATCGTCATATTTTCGGGGTCGAGGGTGTTGTTGGGCCGCTGAATGTGAAAATCAGTCTCGGGGTGGCCGTTTTCCCCTCCGATGCCGCCACCCCGGCCGGCATTGTGCAGAAGGTCGGGCGTGCGCTAAAATTGGCGCGCATTCAAGGAGGGAATACCGTCGCCACCGCGGCGGGGGTAAGGGACGTGGAATATTTCCATTGA
- the metK gene encoding methionine adenosyltransferase — protein MPKRLFTSESVTEGHPDKMADQISDAILDAMLAQDPQARVACETLVTTGLAFVAGEITTRCYVDIPTVVRETIGEIGYTRAKFGFDFETCAVITSIQEQSSDIAVGVGEALEARTGEERDPYSLVGAGDQGLMFGYATDETPELMPLPIVLAHKLARRLAAVRRNGDIPYLRPDGKTQVTIEYEGDQPLRVHTVLISAQHHPDVEIPTIREDILTKVVRPVIPSNFLDGGTRFLVNPTGRFVIGGPQGDTGLTGRKIIVDTYGGMARHGGGCFSGKDPTKVDRSASYAARYVAKNMVAAGLAKRCEVQVSYAIGVARPLSISVETFGTGKLPEEKLIQLITRHFDLRPAAIIANFDLRRPIYKQTAVYGHFGRTDIDLPWERSDKVDALRADT, from the coding sequence ATGCCAAAACGCCTTTTCACTTCTGAATCTGTAACAGAGGGGCACCCGGACAAGATGGCGGACCAGATATCGGACGCGATCCTGGACGCCATGCTGGCCCAGGACCCCCAGGCAAGGGTTGCCTGTGAAACACTGGTCACCACCGGGCTAGCGTTTGTCGCAGGGGAGATTACGACCCGCTGTTATGTGGACATCCCTACGGTGGTACGAGAGACGATCGGCGAAATCGGGTACACCCGGGCGAAGTTCGGCTTCGATTTCGAGACTTGCGCCGTTATTACGAGCATACAGGAACAATCGTCGGATATAGCGGTCGGAGTCGGCGAAGCGCTCGAAGCCAGAACCGGCGAGGAGCGTGATCCATACAGCCTGGTCGGGGCCGGCGATCAGGGTCTCATGTTCGGGTACGCAACCGATGAAACGCCGGAGCTTATGCCGCTTCCCATCGTGCTGGCTCATAAGCTGGCCCGGCGCCTGGCGGCCGTACGGAGAAACGGGGATATACCTTATCTCCGTCCCGACGGTAAAACTCAGGTAACGATTGAATACGAAGGCGACCAGCCTTTGCGGGTGCACACGGTGCTTATTTCTGCCCAGCATCACCCGGATGTCGAAATCCCTACGATCCGTGAGGACATCCTGACCAAGGTGGTTCGTCCTGTTATACCGTCTAATTTTTTAGACGGGGGAACTCGTTTTTTGGTGAATCCCACCGGGCGTTTTGTGATCGGCGGGCCGCAGGGAGATACGGGGCTTACGGGACGCAAAATTATAGTTGATACATACGGCGGTATGGCCCGCCACGGCGGCGGGTGCTTCTCGGGTAAAGACCCGACCAAGGTTGACCGCTCCGCCAGCTACGCGGCCCGTTACGTTGCCAAGAACATGGTTGCGGCAGGCTTGGCCAAGCGGTGCGAGGTTCAGGTCTCATACGCCATCGGGGTAGCGCGGCCCCTTTCCATAAGCGTGGAAACCTTCGGCACAGGGAAGCTCCCCGAAGAAAAATTGATACAGTTAATCACGAGACACTTTGACCTGCGTCCGGCGGCGATAATAGCGAACTTCGATCTCCGGCGCCCGATTTACAAACAAACTGCGGTGTACGGGCATTTCGGGCGGACGGATATCGATCTTCCGTGGGAAAGGAGCGATAAGGTCGACGCCCTGCGGGCGGACACGTAG
- a CDS encoding YlmC/YmxH family sporulation protein, giving the protein MFKVSELTRLDFINVVDGRRLGPVKDMHLDESGVVTALVIQNGKKHLGLFRLGGDLIIPWTRIKKIGVHAVLVEVGEDIG; this is encoded by the coding sequence TTGTTTAAGGTTTCGGAGTTGACAAGGCTGGATTTTATTAACGTGGTTGACGGCCGGCGTTTGGGGCCGGTAAAGGACATGCATCTTGACGAGAGCGGCGTGGTTACCGCGCTGGTGATTCAAAACGGAAAGAAGCACCTGGGACTTTTCCGGCTGGGCGGTGACCTTATCATACCCTGGACCCGGATTAAGAAGATAGGCGTGCATGCCGTGCTGGTCGAGGTCGGAGAAGACATCGGTTGA
- a CDS encoding phosphoglucomutase/phosphomannomutase family protein produces MQEIKFGTDGWRGIIAREFTFANVELVAAAVAAYLKDEGLDDRGVVIAYDNRFLADRFAAAVAEVLRGWGVTAYFPKRPVPTPVAAFAIRNLSTGGAIVLTASHNPPEYCGIKFIPEYAGPALPDVTGKIESLIAEPRKAPGGAAAPLRELDPEEEYFRHVSTLVDGEAIRKAGLKIVVDPMHGAGIGYLDTLLKRLGVEVFTIHNTRDPLFGGGLPDPSEARVGDLRDSVLSTGSHLGLALDGDADRLGIIDASGAYISPNQLLSLAYHHLLDKRGLRGDVARTVATTHLVDRIAAGYGAGVCETPVGFKYIGRCLRESGCICGGEESGGLSISGHVPEKDGILAGLLASEVAAVNGKSLAAVLDGILDRFGRVESVRVDLRTTPADKKHIIENLESFRPSNIAGEEVKRCTTVDGLKIELSSGAWVLVRASGTEPVFRVYTEASARDRAVAIQEAVCREVGFS; encoded by the coding sequence TTGCAGGAGATTAAATTCGGCACAGACGGGTGGCGGGGAATCATCGCCCGGGAGTTCACGTTCGCGAACGTGGAACTGGTTGCTGCCGCCGTGGCCGCTTATCTTAAGGATGAAGGACTGGATGACCGGGGCGTTGTAATCGCTTACGACAACCGTTTCCTGGCCGACCGATTTGCGGCGGCGGTGGCGGAGGTGCTGCGGGGCTGGGGGGTCACGGCTTATTTTCCGAAACGGCCCGTCCCTACCCCGGTGGCGGCCTTTGCCATACGTAACCTGTCCACGGGCGGCGCCATAGTGTTGACCGCCAGCCACAACCCTCCCGAGTACTGCGGGATTAAGTTTATTCCGGAGTATGCCGGTCCCGCCTTGCCTGACGTAACCGGTAAGATCGAGTCGTTGATAGCTGAACCGCGCAAAGCGCCCGGAGGGGCGGCCGCGCCTTTGCGGGAGCTTGATCCCGAAGAGGAGTACTTCCGGCATGTTTCAACGCTGGTTGACGGGGAAGCAATCCGCAAGGCCGGGCTGAAAATCGTCGTGGATCCCATGCATGGCGCGGGCATCGGTTACCTGGACACCCTCTTAAAACGGTTGGGGGTAGAGGTGTTCACCATCCACAACACCCGCGATCCGCTTTTCGGCGGCGGGCTGCCGGATCCCTCGGAAGCACGGGTCGGTGATCTGCGGGACTCCGTTTTGTCTACCGGTTCGCATCTCGGACTCGCTCTTGACGGTGATGCCGATCGTCTGGGAATTATCGATGCGAGCGGCGCCTATATATCGCCAAACCAGCTGCTTTCCCTCGCCTACCACCATTTGCTTGACAAGCGCGGCCTGCGTGGCGACGTGGCGCGAACGGTGGCCACCACGCATCTGGTGGACCGCATCGCGGCCGGTTACGGCGCAGGGGTTTGTGAAACGCCGGTGGGCTTTAAATACATCGGGCGCTGCCTCCGGGAATCCGGGTGCATATGCGGCGGCGAGGAAAGCGGCGGCCTTTCGATCAGCGGTCATGTTCCTGAAAAGGACGGGATTCTTGCCGGGCTTCTAGCAAGCGAGGTGGCGGCCGTAAACGGGAAGTCACTGGCCGCGGTTCTCGACGGGATCTTAGACCGTTTCGGCCGTGTGGAAAGCGTGCGGGTTGATCTGAGGACCACACCGGCCGATAAAAAACACATAATAGAAAACTTGGAAAGCTTCCGGCCGTCAAATATCGCCGGTGAAGAGGTAAAACGCTGTACCACCGTAGACGGATTAAAAATTGAGCTTTCAAGCGGGGCGTGGGTGCTGGTGCGGGCGTCGGGCACCGAACCCGTCTTTCGCGTCTACACAGAGGCTTCGGCGCGTGACCGGGCGGTCGCCATTCAGGAAGCGGTCTGCCGGGAGGTAGGATTTTCTTAA
- a CDS encoding DUF421 domain-containing protein encodes MNPLLEIFIRAVAAFAGVIFITRLIGKSQVGQLTVSDYVNGIVIGSIAAGLATDVKESPWYYVLGLIVFAGLTILVQYAGLKYRPARKIFGDEPTVVVHNGMILEKIMARMRYNVDDLTMQLREKGYFNVADVEFAVAEPNGELSVLPKTQKRPLTPQDLSVPTKYEGVPSELIVDGVVILQNLVQNHLTEEWLLKELEKQGVFSIKDVVYASLDTEGKLYVDKKLDTSDHITDITDKLSGKMGQ; translated from the coding sequence ATGAACCCGTTATTGGAGATTTTTATCCGGGCGGTAGCTGCGTTTGCCGGAGTAATTTTTATCACGCGGCTCATTGGAAAATCGCAGGTGGGGCAGCTTACGGTTTCGGACTACGTTAACGGGATCGTTATCGGCTCCATCGCAGCGGGGTTGGCCACGGACGTCAAGGAGAGTCCCTGGTACTACGTTTTAGGGCTGATTGTCTTTGCCGGTCTTACAATCCTGGTGCAGTATGCCGGCCTGAAATACCGGCCCGCCAGAAAAATATTCGGCGACGAACCCACGGTGGTGGTTCACAACGGCATGATCCTGGAAAAAATCATGGCGCGGATGCGTTACAATGTGGATGATTTAACGATGCAGTTAAGGGAAAAAGGGTACTTCAACGTTGCGGACGTGGAGTTCGCCGTCGCCGAACCCAACGGGGAACTCAGCGTGCTGCCTAAAACCCAGAAACGCCCGTTGACCCCACAGGATCTGAGCGTTCCGACGAAGTACGAAGGAGTACCCTCGGAGTTAATCGTGGACGGGGTTGTAATCTTGCAAAACCTTGTTCAGAATCACCTTACCGAGGAATGGCTGCTGAAAGAACTCGAGAAACAGGGAGTTTTTTCGATTAAAGACGTGGTTTACGCCAGTCTGGATACCGAAGGAAAACTTTATGTGGACAAGAAGCTTGATACCTCGGACCATATCACCGATATTACGGATAAGCTTTCAGGCAAAATGGGCCAGTAA
- the galU gene encoding UTP--glucose-1-phosphate uridylyltransferase GalU, giving the protein MKVTKAVIPAAGLGTRFLPATKAQPKEMLPLIDRPIIQYIVEEVVNSGIEDILIITGRGKRAIEDHFDRCLELEYYLRDKEKEEWLAEIWRIATMANIHYVRQREPRGLGHAVMCARSFIGNEPFAVLLGDDIVTGEKLCLAQMLEVFAEVQSTVVAVQKVPLTEVSKYGIISGEEIRPRVFAVRDLVEKPKPEEAPSRWGVTGRYIITPRVFSILENTTPGTGGEIQLTDALKVLAREEKVFGYAFQGKRYDAGDKLGYLRATVELALERDDLGPPFLEYLQTLLSERK; this is encoded by the coding sequence GTGAAGGTAACTAAAGCCGTTATTCCCGCCGCAGGGCTCGGCACCCGTTTTCTTCCTGCCACAAAGGCGCAGCCAAAGGAAATGCTGCCGCTGATAGACCGTCCTATCATCCAATACATCGTAGAAGAGGTGGTAAACTCAGGAATAGAAGACATTCTGATAATTACCGGACGGGGAAAGCGGGCGATCGAGGACCACTTCGACCGGTGTCTTGAACTTGAATACTACCTGCGGGATAAAGAGAAAGAAGAGTGGCTTGCAGAAATATGGCGGATTGCCACCATGGCCAATATCCACTACGTGAGACAGCGCGAGCCCCGAGGGCTGGGACATGCCGTGATGTGCGCCCGCAGTTTTATCGGTAATGAACCTTTTGCAGTGCTTCTGGGCGACGACATCGTAACCGGTGAGAAACTTTGTCTGGCGCAGATGCTGGAAGTGTTCGCCGAGGTTCAATCCACTGTGGTTGCTGTCCAAAAGGTTCCCTTAACGGAGGTATCGAAGTACGGGATCATCAGCGGGGAAGAGATAAGACCCAGGGTTTTTGCGGTAAGGGACCTGGTTGAAAAACCGAAGCCCGAGGAAGCTCCATCGCGGTGGGGTGTGACGGGGAGGTACATCATTACACCCCGCGTTTTCAGCATTCTTGAAAATACGACGCCGGGAACCGGCGGTGAGATACAGCTTACCGATGCGTTAAAGGTGCTGGCGAGGGAGGAGAAGGTTTTCGGCTACGCCTTCCAGGGAAAACGTTACGATGCGGGAGATAAGCTGGGTTACCTTAGAGCGACGGTCGAACTTGCCCTTGAGCGGGACGACCTTGGACCGCCTTTTCTTGAATATCTGCAGACTTTACTTTCCGAACGGAAATAA
- a CDS encoding MraY family glycosyltransferase, whose product MTSTTIAPIVAGLVTFTTAPLAMRLASRIGAMDEPDARKVHNRPMPRLGGMSVYLGLLCGFLVAALLDGLPRGYLGLLAGGTFIFGVGMLDDIMGLSPRMKLLGQIVAALIIISFGVNISFVTHPFKEGLLLHLGFWGIPVTVLWIVAVTNAVNLIDGLDGLAAGVSCIGAVTLGTVAVLAGDPLGVLPAMVLAATLFAFLPYNFHPARIFLGDCGAMLIGFTLACGAVVGVAKTATAVTLVTPAIILGIPLFDTLFAILRRYKNGRRIFRADRGHLHHRLLAIGLSHRGAVLVVYGISAVLGVSAVFLTRLTTAQAVLLLFCVASCLLILANKFGVIGFRWRQRLPVVEDKAKSQGASL is encoded by the coding sequence ATGACCTCCACAACAATTGCCCCTATAGTAGCCGGACTGGTCACCTTTACCACGGCGCCTTTGGCAATGCGGCTGGCCAGCCGGATCGGTGCGATGGATGAGCCTGACGCCCGTAAGGTTCATAACCGGCCTATGCCCAGGCTCGGGGGGATGTCGGTATATTTAGGTTTGTTATGCGGTTTTCTAGTGGCGGCATTGTTGGACGGTTTGCCGCGGGGATACCTTGGCCTTCTGGCCGGGGGGACCTTCATCTTCGGCGTGGGGATGCTCGACGACATAATGGGGTTGAGCCCGCGCATGAAACTATTGGGGCAGATCGTGGCGGCCCTGATCATTATTTCTTTCGGGGTCAATATTAGTTTTGTTACGCATCCTTTCAAGGAGGGTCTCCTTTTACACCTAGGATTCTGGGGTATTCCCGTCACCGTTTTATGGATAGTAGCGGTTACCAACGCCGTCAACCTTATCGACGGACTTGACGGCCTTGCCGCAGGGGTAAGCTGTATCGGGGCTGTCACCCTGGGGACGGTGGCGGTCCTCGCCGGTGACCCGCTCGGCGTTCTGCCGGCAATGGTTCTGGCCGCAACCCTTTTTGCTTTTCTTCCATACAACTTTCATCCGGCCCGGATTTTTCTCGGAGACTGCGGGGCGATGCTTATCGGTTTTACCCTGGCGTGCGGCGCCGTGGTCGGAGTCGCAAAAACCGCCACGGCCGTCACCCTCGTGACGCCGGCGATTATTCTCGGGATTCCACTCTTCGATACCCTATTTGCCATCCTCAGGCGTTATAAGAACGGACGCCGGATCTTCCGCGCCGACCGCGGACACCTTCACCACCGCTTGTTGGCCATCGGCCTCAGCCACCGGGGGGCGGTGCTGGTGGTTTACGGAATCAGCGCTGTTTTAGGGGTCAGTGCCGTTTTTCTTACCCGCCTTACAACCGCCCAGGCGGTTTTACTCCTTTTCTGTGTGGCTTCATGCCTGCTGATTCTCGCTAATAAATTCGGGGTGATAGGATTCCGCTGGCGTCAGCGGTTGCCCGTGGTAGAGGATAAGGCCAAGAGTCAGGGCGCCAGTCTTTAG
- the fabZ gene encoding 3-hydroxyacyl-ACP dehydratase FabZ yields the protein MLGQKEIKSIIPHRYPFLLVDRVLELEPGRRAVGIKNVTANEFFFPGHYPDNPVMPGVLIIEALAQVAAIAVLSLETYRGKVPLFAGINEARFRRQVIPGDVLRLEVEILKFKMSVGKARCMALVGEETAAEAELVFAAGEKST from the coding sequence TTGTTAGGTCAAAAAGAAATTAAAAGTATTATTCCCCACCGATACCCGTTCCTGCTGGTCGACCGGGTTCTTGAGTTGGAGCCCGGGCGGCGCGCCGTAGGGATTAAAAATGTCACCGCCAATGAGTTTTTCTTTCCTGGGCACTACCCGGACAATCCTGTGATGCCGGGGGTTTTGATCATTGAGGCATTGGCCCAGGTGGCTGCCATAGCGGTACTGAGCCTGGAAACTTACCGGGGGAAGGTGCCGCTTTTTGCCGGTATAAACGAGGCGCGTTTCCGGCGGCAGGTAATCCCGGGGGATGTTTTGCGGCTTGAGGTTGAGATTCTGAAGTTTAAGATGTCGGTCGGCAAAGCGCGGTGCATGGCCTTGGTCGGTGAAGAAACGGCTGCCGAAGCGGAACTGGTCTTTGCCGCGGGGGAGAAGTCAACCTGA